A window of Marinobacter salarius contains these coding sequences:
- the ampD gene encoding 1,6-anhydro-N-acetylmuramyl-L-alanine amidase AmpD, producing the protein MTGRVAGARWCPSPNFGKRPEGAAISLLVVHNISLPPGQFGGDAIERFFCNQLSPSEHPYFETIADMKVSSHLLIRRDGACLQFVSLLERAWHAGRSCFQGREECNDYSIGIELEGEDDIPYTTAQYEVLADLSLLIMKSWPTITRERITGHSDIAPGRKTDPGPAFDWHRYRQLLGAGHGNGADN; encoded by the coding sequence ATGACCGGTCGGGTAGCTGGCGCCCGCTGGTGTCCGTCTCCAAATTTTGGCAAACGCCCCGAAGGTGCGGCGATATCCCTGTTGGTTGTGCATAATATCAGCCTGCCTCCGGGGCAGTTTGGAGGCGATGCCATTGAACGGTTTTTCTGCAACCAACTGTCTCCCTCAGAGCACCCCTATTTCGAGACCATAGCCGATATGAAGGTTTCGTCACACCTGCTGATCCGCCGGGATGGCGCATGCCTTCAGTTCGTCAGCTTGTTGGAGCGCGCGTGGCATGCCGGGCGGTCCTGCTTTCAGGGCCGTGAGGAGTGCAATGATTATTCAATCGGCATTGAGCTGGAAGGCGAAGACGACATTCCCTACACCACGGCTCAATATGAAGTGCTTGCTGATTTGTCGCTATTGATCATGAAGTCATGGCCGACCATCACGCGAGAGCGGATCACCGGGCACAGCGATATTGCACCCGGTCGCAAAACCGATCCAGGCCCGGCTTTTGACTGGCACCGATACCGGCAACTGCTTGGTGCAGGGCATGGCAACGGAGCGGATAACTGA
- a CDS encoding DUF1631 domain-containing protein: MAQDNKVVSLKSQKLPDRFSLPGSLVRLRDVSGQSLKSVLSGFFDKADDALFELADKAGSNQDQTAYFDAMRELRLRRKNMTVSVLQYVSRAFNDIGSFKPGGGSGTLDEVDQDSLALLDHSDLEQQVAIDNLINKLRNQHAEVIRLLNVRVAHLLPSVRLEDSQMPLSPEVICGGVAEACSDLDIDIRAKLVVLKLFDRLLVGVLGDFYKDANKTLIAEGVLPDMRRPPVGGQSASGNYAPAGGRTTGTLSARSESDASGPLTAPSDDVRATFSELSALLHQGQNSTEYGTESSGPPSAGALDTRTLMARLHEIQSQSVHWGQGEVVPLSEQLQQVFRSDAGRKHDVGQVDSDVINLVSMLFDFILEDRQLHPVMKAVIGRLQIPVLKVALSDNNFFNRGGHPVRKLLNELAMSAIGWTEKKPGQRDPLRDKIESVVDRVLNEFTDNVDIFSELLSDFGHFMDLDRRRRELVEQRLRDAEEGRAKQERASKASENLLNEQITGRDLSPPVVTLLNEAWAKYLQWIVLREGEDSERWDEACDLTRQLIWSVDPRPVDNNTRSALLRSIPGIVDGLRNALQEISWDPFATDAAIRDLELAHVDVFQRLATTTRPIVAPEPEPQAAPKKVEAEPSVVSKSLPDAAPKAPEKAEPSFEGVVSDASGASDVAMSAAVGPASPEKPAVEASVESSVENVELQWLERADGLRVGSWIELTRDGNKTRCKLAAFIKATGKYIFVNRSGAKVAEYQRENLARALAADEISMLDDGLIFDRALESIIDNLRSSRKD, encoded by the coding sequence ATGGCGCAGGATAACAAGGTTGTAAGTCTCAAGAGCCAGAAGCTTCCTGACAGGTTTTCCCTGCCGGGCTCTCTGGTACGCCTGCGTGACGTATCGGGTCAGTCACTGAAGTCTGTGCTGTCTGGTTTTTTCGACAAGGCGGATGACGCGCTCTTTGAGCTGGCGGACAAGGCTGGAAGCAACCAGGACCAGACTGCTTACTTCGACGCCATGCGTGAGTTGAGGCTGCGGCGCAAGAATATGACCGTGTCCGTGCTGCAGTATGTCAGCCGTGCTTTCAATGACATTGGTTCGTTCAAGCCGGGTGGTGGCAGTGGCACCCTGGATGAGGTGGATCAGGACTCGCTGGCGTTGCTGGACCATTCCGATCTGGAGCAGCAGGTCGCCATCGACAACCTGATCAACAAACTCCGCAACCAACACGCGGAGGTAATACGCCTGCTGAATGTGCGGGTTGCTCATCTGCTGCCCTCGGTGCGTCTGGAGGACAGTCAGATGCCCCTGAGCCCGGAGGTGATCTGCGGAGGGGTTGCGGAAGCCTGCTCTGACCTGGATATCGATATCCGTGCCAAGCTGGTGGTGCTTAAACTGTTCGACCGCCTGCTCGTGGGTGTTCTGGGCGATTTTTACAAGGATGCCAACAAAACACTGATCGCCGAAGGGGTGCTGCCCGACATGCGTCGCCCGCCGGTCGGTGGTCAGAGCGCGTCTGGAAACTATGCCCCGGCTGGGGGACGGACCACCGGGACGCTGTCAGCACGCTCGGAATCAGATGCGTCGGGGCCGCTCACTGCGCCGTCTGACGATGTGCGGGCAACGTTTTCGGAACTGAGTGCCCTGTTGCACCAGGGGCAGAATTCGACGGAGTACGGCACAGAGAGCAGTGGGCCACCCAGCGCAGGCGCGCTCGATACCCGCACACTGATGGCGCGGCTTCACGAAATTCAGTCCCAGTCTGTCCATTGGGGGCAGGGTGAGGTTGTGCCTCTGTCAGAGCAACTACAGCAGGTATTCCGGTCGGACGCCGGGAGAAAACATGACGTCGGCCAGGTGGACAGCGACGTCATCAATCTGGTGTCCATGTTGTTCGATTTTATCCTGGAGGACCGTCAGCTACACCCGGTAATGAAGGCCGTGATCGGGCGCCTTCAGATTCCCGTGCTCAAGGTCGCTCTGAGCGACAACAATTTCTTTAACCGGGGTGGGCATCCGGTACGGAAGCTGCTGAATGAGCTGGCCATGTCCGCTATCGGTTGGACTGAGAAAAAGCCCGGCCAACGTGATCCGCTACGAGACAAGATCGAGTCGGTGGTCGATCGCGTGCTTAATGAATTCACCGACAACGTCGATATTTTCAGTGAGCTGCTCAGCGACTTCGGCCATTTCATGGATCTGGACCGTCGTCGCAGGGAGCTTGTGGAGCAGCGTCTGCGTGATGCAGAGGAAGGCAGGGCCAAGCAGGAGAGGGCATCCAAGGCGTCTGAGAACCTGCTGAACGAACAGATTACCGGTCGGGATTTGTCTCCGCCGGTTGTCACGCTATTGAATGAGGCGTGGGCCAAGTATCTGCAGTGGATCGTGTTGCGTGAGGGTGAAGACAGTGAGCGCTGGGATGAGGCATGTGACCTGACCCGGCAACTCATCTGGAGTGTTGATCCCAGGCCCGTCGACAACAACACCCGCAGCGCGTTGCTACGGTCGATTCCGGGAATCGTCGACGGTCTGAGAAACGCCCTGCAGGAAATTTCGTGGGACCCGTTTGCGACCGACGCCGCCATAAGAGACCTTGAGCTGGCACACGTGGATGTATTCCAACGCCTTGCCACCACGACACGTCCTATCGTCGCGCCCGAACCTGAACCCCAGGCTGCGCCCAAAAAGGTGGAGGCGGAACCGTCTGTGGTCTCCAAGAGCCTGCCGGATGCAGCGCCCAAAGCCCCGGAAAAAGCGGAGCCGTCTTTTGAGGGTGTCGTATCAGACGCCTCAGGGGCCTCGGACGTCGCCATGTCTGCAGCCGTTGGGCCTGCAAGCCCTGAAAAACCGGCCGTAGAGGCATCGGTGGAGAGCTCCGTCGAAAACGTCGAGCTTCAGTGGCTGGAGCGGGCTGACGGCCTTCGTGTTGGTTCCTGGATCGAGCTGACCCGTGATGGCAACAAAACCCGCTGCAAGCTGGCGGCGTTTATCAAGGCGACGGGCAAATACATCTTCGTTAATCGCAGTGGTGCCAAAGTGGCTGAATATCAACGTGAAAACCTGGCACGGGCTCTCGCAGCGGACGAGATCTCCATGTTGGATGACGGCCTGATATTCGACCGGGCACTGGAATCCATCATCGACAACCTTCGCAGCAGCCGCAAGGACTGA
- the nadC gene encoding carboxylating nicotinate-nucleotide diphosphorylase, protein MIPAELLRQSRIETVAQSLREDIGDGDITAMLIPQARISRGHVITRDAATIAGRAWVEEVFRQVDPGVTLSWEVQDGDEASPGQSLFSMEGPARSLLTAERSALNWLQLLSGVATTCAGHARRVAHTGVQLLDTRKTLPGLRLAQKYAVTCGGCHNHRIGLWDAFLIKENHIAACGSIANAVSEARRIAPGRPVEVETENLDELDQALAAGADIIMLDEFSLADMRQAVVRTAGAAKLEASGGISSETLVPIAETGVDYISIGALTKDVRAVDLSMRLDIHD, encoded by the coding sequence ATGATCCCAGCCGAACTGCTTCGTCAGTCCCGCATCGAAACCGTTGCACAAAGCCTGCGTGAAGACATTGGAGATGGCGACATTACTGCCATGCTGATTCCGCAGGCGCGCATCAGTCGCGGACATGTCATTACCCGGGATGCCGCAACCATTGCCGGACGCGCATGGGTTGAGGAGGTGTTCCGGCAGGTGGACCCGGGGGTCACCCTGAGCTGGGAGGTGCAAGACGGAGACGAGGCAAGCCCCGGCCAATCGCTGTTTTCCATGGAAGGCCCAGCCCGCAGCCTGCTCACCGCCGAGCGCTCAGCCCTGAACTGGCTGCAGCTGCTGTCCGGCGTTGCCACCACGTGTGCCGGCCATGCCCGCCGTGTCGCCCATACCGGTGTCCAGCTATTGGATACCCGCAAGACCCTGCCGGGCCTGCGGCTGGCGCAGAAATACGCGGTTACCTGTGGTGGCTGCCATAACCATCGCATTGGTCTGTGGGATGCCTTTCTGATCAAGGAAAACCACATTGCCGCCTGTGGCTCTATTGCCAATGCAGTCAGCGAGGCCCGCCGCATTGCCCCTGGCCGACCGGTAGAAGTGGAAACCGAAAACCTGGACGAACTGGATCAGGCCCTGGCCGCAGGCGCGGATATCATTATGCTGGATGAATTCTCACTGGCGGACATGCGTCAGGCGGTTGTCCGCACGGCGGGCGCCGCAAAGCTGGAAGCATCGGGCGGCATCAGCAGCGAGACGCTGGTACCGATTGCCGAGACAGGGGTTGACTACATTTCTATCGGAGCGCTGACCAAGGATGTCCGGGCGGTGGACCTGTCCATGCGCCTGGACATACACGACTGA
- a CDS encoding YqcC family protein encodes MANSSDHTARVADSLLQIEIELRRLDAWESEPPSPEALQSAQPFAVDTLEFTQWLQFVFVSRMKALIEGGHPLPQVSGMAPMAEEHFRGREESGTVLISELAEMDRLLSGQP; translated from the coding sequence ATGGCGAATTCGTCCGACCATACCGCCCGTGTCGCGGATAGTCTGCTTCAGATAGAGATTGAATTGCGGCGACTCGATGCGTGGGAGAGCGAGCCGCCATCGCCAGAGGCGCTGCAGAGCGCCCAGCCATTTGCCGTGGACACGCTGGAGTTTACCCAGTGGCTGCAGTTCGTCTTTGTCAGCCGCATGAAAGCGTTGATTGAAGGCGGCCACCCCCTGCCTCAGGTGTCCGGTATGGCACCGATGGCGGAAGAGCACTTCCGGGGCCGGGAAGAGTCAGGGACCGTCCTGATTAGCGAGTTGGCAGAAATGGACCGCCTGCTGTCCGGTCAGCCCTGA
- a CDS encoding ParA family protein → MRRVVFNQKGGVGKSSITCNLAAISAARGKRTLVVDLDPQGNSTHYLLGRPAGELKDTVADYLEQTVAFTVFNRRADEFVHASPFDNLFVMPSSPELDFLERKLEAKHKIYKLREALKKLGESFDEIYIDTAPALNFYTRSALIAAQRCLIPFDCDDFSRQALYSILHEIQELQEDHNEDLVVEGIVANQFQPRASLPKKLVRELMDEGLPVLPVRLSSSVKMKESHQSRQPLIHMAPKHPLTRQYEDLYRVLHGETVELEPLAD, encoded by the coding sequence ATGAGACGAGTAGTGTTTAACCAGAAAGGTGGCGTCGGCAAGTCCAGTATCACCTGTAACCTGGCCGCGATCAGCGCTGCCCGGGGCAAACGAACACTGGTTGTCGATCTTGATCCCCAGGGTAACTCCACCCACTACCTGCTAGGTAGGCCTGCGGGCGAGCTCAAGGATACCGTTGCCGACTATCTTGAGCAGACGGTGGCGTTTACCGTGTTCAATCGGCGCGCGGACGAATTTGTCCACGCCTCTCCCTTCGACAACCTGTTTGTTATGCCCTCCAGCCCGGAACTGGATTTTCTGGAGCGCAAGCTGGAAGCCAAGCACAAGATCTACAAGCTGAGGGAAGCGCTGAAGAAGCTTGGTGAGTCGTTTGACGAAATCTACATTGATACGGCGCCGGCGCTCAATTTCTACACTCGATCGGCATTGATTGCGGCGCAGCGCTGCCTGATCCCTTTCGATTGCGATGATTTTTCCCGTCAGGCCCTCTACAGCATCCTTCACGAGATCCAGGAGCTGCAGGAAGACCACAACGAAGACCTCGTGGTCGAAGGTATTGTCGCGAACCAGTTCCAGCCCCGCGCCAGCCTGCCAAAGAAGCTGGTGCGCGAGCTGATGGACGAGGGCCTGCCCGTATTGCCGGTGAGGTTGTCCAGTTCGGTGAAGATGAAGGAGTCGCACCAGAGCCGGCAACCGTTGATTCATATGGCACCGAAACATCCGCTGACACGGCAGTATGAAGACCTGTATCGAGTGCTTCATGGCGAAACCGTTGAACTGGAACCCCTGGCAGATTAA
- the hda gene encoding DnaA regulatory inactivator Hda — protein MEGKKTVSASQLVLGVKLRDDARFDNFHGSRNADAAARLKSACEQAGAVPVIAVCGDADTGKSHLLQAACHLAEQNQQSAVCVSMEELLPLGPDALSGLEGQSVICLDDLDLIAGQENWEEAIFHLYNRVSDHGHLMVVSLSELPASLPFGLQDLVSRLSHGLTIQLGIHRDDDRLRILMARAEQRGLVLSDDVAVFILRRAPRKLADLLAILDRLDENSLRAQRRLTIPFVKSVLGW, from the coding sequence ATGGAGGGCAAAAAGACAGTGAGTGCGTCGCAGTTGGTGTTGGGGGTCAAACTTCGAGACGATGCCCGTTTTGACAATTTTCATGGCAGCCGGAATGCCGACGCCGCGGCGAGGCTTAAATCCGCCTGCGAACAAGCCGGTGCTGTGCCCGTCATCGCCGTCTGCGGCGACGCTGATACCGGTAAAAGCCATCTGTTACAGGCGGCCTGTCATCTGGCAGAGCAAAACCAACAGAGTGCGGTTTGTGTCAGCATGGAAGAGTTGTTGCCACTGGGGCCTGACGCGCTCTCAGGGCTTGAAGGCCAGTCGGTCATCTGCCTGGATGACCTGGATCTCATAGCGGGCCAGGAAAACTGGGAAGAGGCCATCTTCCATCTGTACAATCGGGTCAGTGACCATGGCCACCTGATGGTCGTCAGCCTGTCGGAGCTCCCGGCGTCACTGCCATTCGGGTTGCAGGATCTGGTGTCCCGGTTGAGTCATGGTCTGACCATTCAGCTGGGGATCCATCGCGACGATGATCGCCTGAGAATACTGATGGCGAGGGCGGAACAGCGCGGCCTTGTCCTCAGTGACGATGTGGCTGTATTCATACTCAGACGAGCACCCCGGAAGCTGGCTGATCTACTGGCGATTCTGGATCGCCTGGATGAAAATTCATTACGCGCCCAGCGGCGGCTGACGATCCCGTTCGTTAAGTCGGTGTTGGGCTGGTAG